A single Anas acuta chromosome 19, bAnaAcu1.1, whole genome shotgun sequence DNA region contains:
- the TMIGD1 gene encoding transmembrane and immunoglobulin domain-containing protein 1 isoform X2, with amino-acid sequence MMVPRHRLGSSEMAQKSSLVVPYAVPVLVVCFLACVATGVELSVNNHAADFTLSTSSGTPISLSCLVQNSSKAEELLWYRGDGQVDLKDGNKVNISNICISPATETDNGVTFTCKLRRDQSVKVSVILDVQFPPNVTEDETVKAEEDKDVTLTCNAKSNPQGQATWYKNDAILTLQQNRYQVYQTSEVFQLSIKKVVKSDNGTYTCEVKSSLGTGRKNFHLIVEDKKPVFPLEAVIAAVVVVTLTVLFGIVARKDKIFKCFKKSSETAL; translated from the exons ATGATGGTTCCTAG GCACCGGCTGGGCTCCTCGGAGATGGCACAGAAAAGCAGCCTTGTAGTCCCCTATGCAGTGCCTGTCCTCGTGGTTTGCTTTTTGGCATGTGTAGCCACAG GCGTGGAACTGTCTGTAAACAACCATGCTGCTGACTTCACCCTGTCCACATCATCTGGGACTCCCATCTCCCTCTCCTGCCTGGTACAGAACAGCAGCAAGGCCGAGGAGCTGCTCTGGTACCGAGGAGATGGCCAAGTGGATCTGAAAGATGGGAACAAAGTGAACATCAGCAACATCTGCATCTCCCCGGCCACTGAGACCGACAATGGTGTCACCTTCACGTGCAAGCTGAGGCGGGACCAATCCGTCAAGGTCTCGGTGATCCTGGATGTCCAGT TTCCTCCCAACGTGACTGAAGACGAGACCGTCAAAGCCGAAGAAGACAAAGATGTCACTCTGACCTGCAATGCCAAATCCAACCCGCAAGGCCAAGCAACCTGGTACAAGAACGACGCCATCCTGACCCTACAGCAAAATCGCTACCAGGTGTACCAGACTAGCGAGGTCTTCCAGCTCTCTATCAAGAAAGTAGTGAAGTCTGACAACGGGACCTACACCTGTGAGGTGAAATCCTCTTTGGGAACCGGGAGAAAGAATTTCCACCTGATAGTTGAAG ATAAAAAACCTGTTTTCCCCCTGGAGGCTGTTAttgctgctgtggtggtggtTACGCTCACCGTGCTTTTTGGAATTGTGGCTCGAAAAGATAAAATTTTTAAG tgcttcaaGAAATCAAGTGAAACAGCTCTGTAA
- the TMIGD1 gene encoding transmembrane and immunoglobulin domain-containing protein 1 isoform X1 has protein sequence MMVPRHRLGSSEMAQKSSLVVPYAVPVLVVCFLACVATGVELSVNNHAADFTLSTSSGTPISLSCLVQNSSKAEELLWYRGDGQVDLKDGNKVNISNICISPATETDNGVTFTCKLRRDQSVKVSVILDVQFPPNVTEDETVKAEEDKDVTLTCNAKSNPQGQATWYKNDAILTLQQNRYQVYQTSEVFQLSIKKVVKSDNGTYTCEVKSSLGTGRKNFHLIVEDKKPVFPLEAVIAAVVVVTLTVLFGIVARKDKIFKCFKKSSETAL, from the exons ATGATGGTTCCTAG GCACCGGCTGGGCTCCTCGGAGATGGCACAGAAAAGCAGCCTTGTAGTCCCCTATGCAGTGCCTGTCCTCGTGGTTTGCTTTTTGGCATGTGTAGCCACAG GCGTGGAACTGTCTGTAAACAACCATGCTGCTGACTTCACCCTGTCCACATCATCTGGGACTCCCATCTCCCTCTCCTGCCTGGTACAGAACAGCAGCAAGGCCGAGGAGCTGCTCTGGTACCGAGGAGATGGCCAAGTGGATCTGAAAGATGGGAACAAAGTGAACATCAGCAACATCTGCATCTCCCCGGCCACTGAGACCGACAATGGTGTCACCTTCACGTGCAAGCTGAGGCGGGACCAATCCGTCAAGGTCTCGGTGATCCTGGATGTCCAGT TTCCTCCCAACGTGACTGAAGACGAGACCGTCAAAGCCGAAGAAGACAAAGATGTCACTCTGACCTGCAATGCCAAATCCAACCCGCAAGGCCAAGCAACCTGGTACAAGAACGACGCCATCCTGACCCTACAGCAAAATCGCTACCAGGTGTACCAGACTAGCGAGGTCTTCCAGCTCTCTATCAAGAAAGTAGTGAAGTCTGACAACGGGACCTACACCTGTGAGGTGAAATCCTCTTTGGGAACCGGGAGAAAGAATTTCCACCTGATAGTTGAAG ATAAAAAACCTGTTTTCCCCCTGGAGGCTGTTAttgctgctgtggtggtggtTACGCTCACCGTGCTTTTTGGAATTGTGGCTCGAAAAGATAAAATTTTTAAG tgcttcaaGAAATCAAGTGAAACAGCTCT GTAA
- the BLMH gene encoding bleomycin hydrolase translates to MNARGLSPEKAAAFSRRLRAEPRFLLAQNVATCSDPLEVCLQRQVVQDTVQVFQHALPAEGKPVTNQKNSGRCWIFSCLNAMRLPFMKKYNIEEFEFSQSYLFFWDKVERCYYYLNAFVETAQKKEPVEGRLVQFLLSNPTNDGGQWDMLVNIIEKYGVVPKKYFPESHTTEATRRMNEILNHKMREYCLRLRNMVASGTIKEELCAAMDTMIEEVFRIVSTCLGNPPETFCWEFRDKEKNYHKYGPVTPVEFYNEHVKPYFNMEDKICLVNDPRPQNPYNKLYTVEYLGNMVGGRKTLYNNQPIDVLKKLAAASIKDGEAVWFGCDVAKHFYGKLGINDMNIFNHELVFGVSVKNMNKAERLIFGESMMTHAMVLTAVSEKDGQEDCFEKWRVENSWGEDRGNKGYLIMMDDWFSEYVYEVVVDKKHVPEDILAVMEQEPIVLPAWDPMGALAK, encoded by the exons ATGAACGCCCGCG GGCTGAGCCCAGAGAAGGCCGCTGCCTTCAGCCGCCGGCTGCGGGCCGAGCCCCGTTTCCTGCTGGCCCAGAATGTGGCGACGTGCAGCGATCCGCTGGAGGTGTGCCTGCAGCGCCAGGTGGTGCAGGACACCGTGCAGGTCTTCCAGCACGCCCTGCCCGCCGAGGGCAAGCCTGTCACCAACCAGAAGAACTCCG GGAGATGTTGGATCTTCTCCTGCCTCAATGCAATGCGTCTTCCCTTCATGAAAAAGTACAACATTGAAGAGTTTGAATTCAGCCAGTCGTACCTCTTTTTCTGGGATAAG GTCGAACGCTGTTACTACTATTTAAATGCCTTTGTGGAAACAGCTCAGAAAAAGGAGCCTGTAGAAGGAAGACTGGTACAGTTCCTGCTCTCTAACCCCACAAACGATGGTGGACAGTGGGATATGTTGGTTAACATTATAG AAAAGTATGGTGTGGTTCCCAAGAAATACTTCCCAGAGTCTCATACTACAGAGGCTACTAGAAGGATGAATGAAATCTTGAATCATAAG ATGAGAGAGTACTGTTTGCGGCTGAGAAACATGGTGGCGAGTGGAACAATTAAGGAAGAACTTTGTGCTGCAATGGACACTATGATAGAAGAG GTGTTCCGAATAGTGAGTACTTGCCTGGGCAACCCTCCGGAGACCTTCTGCTGGGAGTTCCGGGATAAGGAGAAGAACTACCACAAGTACGGTCCTGTGACACCAGTGGAATTCTACAACGAGCACGTGAAGCCGTACTTCAACATGGAGGACAAG ATTTGTCTAGTGAATGATCCTCGACCTCAGAACCCATACAACAAGCTGTACACAGTGGAGTACCTGGGCAACATGGTAGGAGGGAGGAAAACACTCTATAACAACCAGCCTATTGATGTCTTGAAAAAACTGGCTGCAGCATCTATTAAGGATGGCGAG GCTGTGTGGTTTGGCTGTGATGTTGCAAAGCACTTCTATGGCAAGCTGGGAATCAACGACATGAATAT ATTCAATCATGAGCTGGTGTTTGGCGTCTCTGTCAAGAACATGAACAAGGCAGAACGACTGATCTTTGGAGAATCAATGATGACCCATGCCATGGTCCTGACAGCTGTCTCGGAGAAG GATGGGCAAGAagactgctttgaaaaatgGCGAGTGGAAAACTCCTGGGGTGAAGATCGTGGGAATAAag GTTACCTGATCATGATGGACGACTGGTTTTCTGAGTACGTGTACGAAGTTGTGGTGGACAAGAAGCATGTACCAGAAGACATCTTGGCAGTGATGGAGCAGGAGCCGATTGTTTTGCCAGCCTGGGACCCTATGGGGGCTTTAGCCAAGTGA
- the TMIGD1 gene encoding transmembrane and immunoglobulin domain-containing protein 1 isoform X3, whose product MAQKSSLVVPYAVPVLVVCFLACVATGVELSVNNHAADFTLSTSSGTPISLSCLVQNSSKAEELLWYRGDGQVDLKDGNKVNISNICISPATETDNGVTFTCKLRRDQSVKVSVILDVQFPPNVTEDETVKAEEDKDVTLTCNAKSNPQGQATWYKNDAILTLQQNRYQVYQTSEVFQLSIKKVVKSDNGTYTCEVKSSLGTGRKNFHLIVEDKKPVFPLEAVIAAVVVVTLTVLFGIVARKDKIFKCFKKSSETAL is encoded by the exons ATGGCACAGAAAAGCAGCCTTGTAGTCCCCTATGCAGTGCCTGTCCTCGTGGTTTGCTTTTTGGCATGTGTAGCCACAG GCGTGGAACTGTCTGTAAACAACCATGCTGCTGACTTCACCCTGTCCACATCATCTGGGACTCCCATCTCCCTCTCCTGCCTGGTACAGAACAGCAGCAAGGCCGAGGAGCTGCTCTGGTACCGAGGAGATGGCCAAGTGGATCTGAAAGATGGGAACAAAGTGAACATCAGCAACATCTGCATCTCCCCGGCCACTGAGACCGACAATGGTGTCACCTTCACGTGCAAGCTGAGGCGGGACCAATCCGTCAAGGTCTCGGTGATCCTGGATGTCCAGT TTCCTCCCAACGTGACTGAAGACGAGACCGTCAAAGCCGAAGAAGACAAAGATGTCACTCTGACCTGCAATGCCAAATCCAACCCGCAAGGCCAAGCAACCTGGTACAAGAACGACGCCATCCTGACCCTACAGCAAAATCGCTACCAGGTGTACCAGACTAGCGAGGTCTTCCAGCTCTCTATCAAGAAAGTAGTGAAGTCTGACAACGGGACCTACACCTGTGAGGTGAAATCCTCTTTGGGAACCGGGAGAAAGAATTTCCACCTGATAGTTGAAG ATAAAAAACCTGTTTTCCCCCTGGAGGCTGTTAttgctgctgtggtggtggtTACGCTCACCGTGCTTTTTGGAATTGTGGCTCGAAAAGATAAAATTTTTAAG tgcttcaaGAAATCAAGTGAAACAGCTCT GTAA